The Nocardioides pantholopis genome window below encodes:
- a CDS encoding SDR family oxidoreductase, with the protein MSAAPIRVLVTGGSGFLGSSVVRGLAAAGHDVVSADLRAPAAPADGVRHVVMDVTDRAGVLAGVAEAAPDVVVHLASIVTPGPGSTRERERAVDVDGSRHVLKACLASGVRRVVVSSSGAAYGYHPDNGAAHGGWLTEGDPVRGNVEFAYSDHKRQVEELLAELGATHPELEQVVLRIGTILGETVDNQITALFERPRLLKIRGSDSPFVFIWDTDVVAIIERAVTGPVTGIFNVAGDGALTVDEIAGILGKPVLTVPEPVLRAALAVARRLRLTAYGPEQTRFLRYRPVLANDRLKTVFGYTPSRSSRQAFDDWRMRERR; encoded by the coding sequence GTGAGCGCCGCACCCATCCGGGTGCTGGTCACCGGCGGCAGCGGGTTCCTCGGCTCCTCGGTCGTCCGCGGCCTGGCCGCGGCGGGCCACGACGTGGTGAGCGCCGACCTGCGGGCGCCGGCGGCGCCGGCGGACGGCGTGCGGCACGTCGTCATGGACGTGACCGACCGCGCCGGGGTGCTGGCCGGGGTCGCGGAGGCCGCGCCCGACGTGGTGGTGCACCTGGCCTCGATCGTCACCCCCGGGCCCGGCTCCACCCGGGAGAGGGAGCGGGCCGTCGACGTCGACGGGTCCCGGCACGTCCTCAAGGCGTGCCTGGCCTCCGGCGTACGCCGGGTGGTCGTGTCCTCGAGCGGGGCGGCGTACGGCTACCACCCCGACAACGGGGCGGCCCACGGCGGCTGGCTGACCGAGGGCGACCCGGTCCGCGGCAACGTGGAGTTCGCCTACAGCGACCACAAGCGCCAGGTCGAGGAGCTGCTGGCCGAGCTGGGGGCCACCCACCCCGAGCTGGAGCAGGTGGTGCTGCGGATCGGCACCATCCTGGGCGAGACGGTCGACAACCAGATCACCGCGCTCTTCGAGCGGCCCCGGCTGCTGAAGATCCGGGGATCGGACTCGCCGTTCGTGTTCATCTGGGACACCGACGTGGTGGCGATCATCGAGCGGGCCGTGACCGGCCCGGTGACCGGGATCTTCAACGTCGCCGGGGACGGGGCGCTCACGGTCGACGAGATCGCGGGCATCCTGGGCAAGCCGGTGCTGACCGTCCCGGAGCCGGTCCTGCGGGCCGCGCTGGCAGTGGCGCGCCGGCTGCGGCTCACGGCGTACGGACCCGAGCAGACCCGGTTCCTGCGGTACCGGCCGGTGCTGGCCAACGACCGGCTCAAGACGGTCTTCGGCTACACGCCCTCGCGCAGCTCGCGGCAGGCCTTTGACGATTGGCGGATGCGTGAGCGTCGCTGA
- the ligD gene encoding non-homologous end-joining DNA ligase has translation MSPQREEVRVEVEGRTLTISNLHKVLYPATGTTKGEVLNYYAQIAPTLLPHLADRAVTRIRWPHGVQDQSFFEKNVPPRTPSWVRTVTVPTTGSRGTSRNGDTLVFPVVEDLATLTWLVNLAALELHVHQWTVDADGRPADADRLVIDLDPGEPAGLHECCRVALMVQDKLAERGLEGRPVTSGSKGLHLYAELPRRLPPEGSTALAKELAEELQREHPTLVTATMTKARRGGKVFLDWSQNSGSKTTISPYSLRGKERPFVATPVTWAEVEAGAEDELGLDQFRFEEVLERVADQGDLFA, from the coding sequence ATGAGCCCGCAGCGCGAGGAGGTGCGGGTCGAGGTCGAGGGCCGGACCCTGACGATCTCCAACCTCCACAAGGTCCTCTATCCGGCGACCGGCACCACCAAGGGGGAGGTGCTCAACTACTACGCCCAGATCGCGCCCACGCTGCTGCCGCACCTCGCCGACCGGGCGGTGACCCGGATCCGCTGGCCGCACGGCGTGCAGGACCAGAGCTTCTTCGAGAAGAACGTCCCGCCGCGCACCCCGTCGTGGGTGCGCACGGTCACCGTCCCGACGACCGGGTCGCGCGGGACCTCGCGCAACGGGGACACCCTGGTCTTCCCGGTCGTCGAGGACCTGGCGACGCTCACCTGGCTGGTCAACCTCGCGGCTCTCGAGCTGCACGTCCACCAGTGGACTGTCGACGCGGACGGCCGTCCCGCCGACGCGGACCGGCTGGTGATCGACCTCGACCCCGGGGAGCCGGCCGGGCTGCACGAGTGCTGCCGGGTCGCGCTGATGGTTCAGGACAAGCTGGCCGAGCGCGGCCTCGAGGGCCGTCCCGTCACCAGCGGCAGCAAGGGCCTGCACCTGTACGCCGAGCTGCCGCGGCGGCTGCCGCCGGAGGGGTCCACGGCGCTGGCCAAGGAGCTGGCCGAGGAGCTCCAGCGCGAGCACCCGACCCTGGTGACGGCGACGATGACCAAGGCCCGCCGCGGCGGCAAGGTGTTCCTGGACTGGTCGCAGAACTCCGGCTCGAAGACCACGATCTCGCCGTACTCGCTGCGCGGGAAGGAGCGCCCGTTCGTGGCCACGCCGGTGACCTGGGCGGAGGTCGAGGCGGGCGCCGAGGACGAGCTCGGCCTGGACCAGTTCCGCTTCGAGGAGGTCCTCGAGCGGGTCGCGGACCAGGGCGACCTGTTCGCCTGA
- a CDS encoding response regulator transcription factor produces MAQRVLVVEDEEDIAFPLVRTLEREGYAVSWVDSGQKALVELATAPADVVILDLGLPDMDGLEVCRKARDNGFAGAIMIVTARAGELDRVVGLDYGADDYLAKPFGLAELQARVRALLRRTLPGGGYGQEDVAPGGLRIDVGARRVYAGDAEVPLTGKEFDVLAILAANRDKVVSRGRLMADVWDENWYGSTKTLDVTIGRLRQKLESVGVTEKVVAVRGVGFRLEGPPDA; encoded by the coding sequence ATGGCGCAGAGAGTCCTGGTCGTCGAGGACGAGGAGGACATCGCGTTCCCACTCGTCCGGACCCTGGAGCGCGAGGGCTACGCCGTCTCGTGGGTCGACTCCGGCCAGAAGGCCCTCGTCGAGCTCGCCACCGCGCCGGCCGACGTCGTGATCCTCGACCTGGGCCTGCCCGACATGGACGGCCTCGAGGTCTGCCGCAAGGCGCGCGACAACGGGTTCGCCGGCGCGATCATGATCGTGACGGCCCGGGCCGGTGAGCTCGACCGGGTGGTCGGGCTCGACTACGGCGCCGACGACTACCTGGCCAAGCCGTTCGGGCTGGCCGAGCTCCAGGCCCGGGTGCGGGCGCTGCTGCGCCGGACCCTCCCCGGAGGCGGGTACGGCCAGGAGGACGTGGCCCCGGGCGGGCTGCGCATCGACGTCGGGGCCCGCCGCGTGTACGCCGGGGACGCCGAGGTGCCGCTGACCGGCAAGGAGTTCGACGTGCTGGCGATCCTCGCGGCCAACCGCGACAAGGTGGTCTCCCGCGGTCGCCTGATGGCCGACGTCTGGGACGAGAACTGGTACGGCTCGACCAAGACCCTCGACGTCACCATCGGCAGGCTGCGCCAGAAGCTCGAGAGCGTCGGAGTGACCGAGAAGGTGGTGGCCGTTCGGGGCGTGGGATTCCGCCTCGAGGGTCCCCCCGATGCGTGA
- a CDS encoding S24/S26 family peptidase, which produces MELAPVPRPRPLLTTGRLVVLGATLGTLVVLALLPTVLGLQRHLVADDSMTGAFGRGSVLLAREVPVSALEVGDVLVTRPPGAAADSRPIGHRIVELGLDSARTRGDANVGADPWVVPLDGATASRMVLAVPYVGHPFLSAGHLLAWGAAGGLVLAAAGLSRRPRRDRSGPAALRRTTPAGRTRA; this is translated from the coding sequence GTGGAGCTCGCGCCCGTCCCGCGGCCCCGGCCGTTGCTGACCACCGGCCGCCTCGTCGTCCTCGGCGCGACGCTGGGCACCCTCGTGGTGCTGGCGCTGCTGCCCACGGTGCTCGGTCTGCAGCGCCACTTGGTCGCCGACGACTCCATGACCGGGGCGTTCGGCCGCGGCAGCGTGCTGCTCGCCCGGGAGGTGCCGGTCAGCGCCCTCGAGGTCGGCGACGTCCTCGTGACCCGTCCGCCCGGCGCGGCGGCGGACTCCCGGCCGATCGGGCACCGGATCGTGGAGCTGGGCCTGGACAGCGCCCGCACCCGCGGCGACGCGAACGTCGGGGCCGACCCCTGGGTGGTGCCGCTGGACGGGGCCACCGCCAGCCGGATGGTGCTCGCCGTGCCGTACGTCGGGCACCCGTTCCTGAGTGCGGGGCACCTGCTGGCGTGGGGCGCCGCCGGGGGCCTGGTGCTGGCGGCCGCCGGCCTGTCGCGCCGACCCCGCCGCGACCGCAGCGGGCCGGCGGCGCTGCGGCGTACGACCCCCGCCGGTCGGACCCGCGCATGA
- a CDS encoding histidine kinase dimerization/phospho-acceptor domain-containing protein yields the protein MRERLSLAFALLAVVLLAGVGLVQCWTVTENLREQDSRLLRHDADVARLLVEDRLEAGRRVDADFLEGLVRPEEQIRWAPAAGPEVVATGPEYDNDATGELSATGLAGRGQVSVARADRSMVALVRDEWWSVLAMLVVGVLCAVVLGLVVSRLLAAPFRRLAVAAAALGRGRFDLDLPRTRVPEARAIGQALGASAAQLRDRVARDRQFAAYASHELRSPLTGVRLELEDLAQRGDLPADARDAVTRCVAGVDQVEGVAGDLVALHRGTLIEDAVVPLHELASQSAQRWADVLVRRDRLVTAAVEGALEQPYTPGPVEQVLDLLLEAVVRDTRGEVRLVLDGNDDGTLRITVTAAAPAEARRSRRLRERDDRWGRVRETCESFGGRLVAASPADGMVLLLPRR from the coding sequence ATGCGTGAGCGGCTCTCGCTCGCCTTCGCGCTGCTGGCCGTCGTGCTGCTGGCCGGGGTGGGGCTGGTCCAGTGCTGGACAGTCACCGAGAACCTCCGCGAGCAGGACAGCCGGCTGCTGCGCCACGACGCGGACGTGGCACGGCTGCTCGTCGAGGACCGGCTCGAGGCCGGCCGGCGGGTCGACGCGGACTTCCTCGAGGGCCTCGTCCGTCCCGAGGAGCAGATCCGCTGGGCGCCGGCCGCCGGCCCCGAGGTGGTCGCCACGGGCCCCGAGTACGACAACGACGCCACCGGCGAGCTCAGCGCCACCGGCCTGGCGGGCCGCGGCCAGGTGAGCGTGGCCCGGGCCGACCGCAGCATGGTCGCCCTGGTCCGTGACGAGTGGTGGTCGGTGCTGGCGATGCTGGTCGTCGGCGTCCTGTGCGCGGTCGTGCTCGGGCTCGTGGTGTCCCGGCTGCTGGCCGCGCCGTTCCGCCGGCTCGCGGTGGCCGCGGCCGCGCTCGGCCGGGGCCGCTTCGACCTGGACCTGCCGCGGACCCGGGTCCCCGAGGCGCGGGCGATCGGCCAGGCCCTGGGCGCCAGCGCGGCGCAGCTGCGCGACCGGGTGGCCCGGGACCGGCAGTTCGCGGCGTACGCCTCGCACGAGCTGCGCTCGCCGCTGACCGGCGTACGCCTGGAGCTCGAGGACCTGGCGCAGCGCGGGGACCTGCCGGCCGACGCCCGGGACGCGGTGACCCGCTGCGTCGCCGGTGTCGACCAGGTCGAGGGCGTCGCCGGCGACCTGGTCGCCCTGCACCGCGGGACCCTGATCGAGGATGCCGTGGTGCCGCTGCACGAGCTGGCCAGCCAGTCCGCCCAGCGCTGGGCCGACGTGCTGGTCCGCCGCGACCGGCTGGTCACCGCTGCGGTCGAGGGCGCCCTGGAGCAGCCCTACACGCCCGGGCCGGTCGAGCAGGTGCTCGACCTGCTGCTCGAGGCGGTCGTGCGCGACACTCGGGGCGAGGTGCGGCTGGTCCTCGACGGCAACGACGACGGGACCCTGCGGATCACCGTCACCGCCGCGGCGCCCGCCGAGGCGCGGCGCTCGCGGCGGCTCCGGGAGCGCGACGACCGGTGGGGTCGGGTGCGGGAGACCTGCGAGTCGTTCGGCGGCCGGCTGGTCGCGGCCTCCCCGGCCGACGGGATGGTCCTGCTGCTGCCGCGCCGGTGA
- a CDS encoding flavin-containing monooxygenase: MEKTYAVIGAGPSGLAAARNLQRYGLPWQGYELGAGVGGLWDIGGPRSTVYESAHLISSKRTTEFAEFPMREEVADYPSHRDLLGYFRDFADAFDLTSGYSFGTEVTSVQPRPDGGFTVRTDSPDGPREAHHAGVLVANGTLSEPAVPDLAGRFDGELLHTSAYKSPTIFAGKRVLIVGAGNSGCDIAVDAVHHAASVDISVRRGYYFVPKYILGRPADTLNQGRPLPPRIKQAIDSRLLKLFTGDPVRFGFPKPDYRIYESHPVVNSLVLHHVGHGDLTVRPDVERLDGDGVVFRDGGRAAYDVVVLATGYHLHYPFLDPRLLRWAGRGSAPDLYLNIFTQEHRDLFVLGMIEASGIGWQGRYEQAELVAAYLRARSANPAAATALEDRARGPRPDLSGGYRYLGLERMSYYVNKDAYRSAVRSETESLGVRP; encoded by the coding sequence GTGGAGAAGACGTACGCCGTGATCGGCGCGGGACCCTCGGGGCTCGCCGCCGCGCGGAACCTGCAGCGCTACGGCCTGCCCTGGCAGGGCTACGAGCTCGGGGCCGGGGTGGGCGGGCTGTGGGACATCGGCGGGCCGCGGTCGACGGTCTACGAGTCCGCGCACCTGATCTCCTCCAAGCGCACGACGGAGTTCGCCGAGTTCCCGATGCGCGAGGAGGTCGCCGACTACCCCTCGCACCGGGACCTGCTCGGCTACTTCCGCGACTTCGCCGACGCCTTCGACCTCACCTCCGGCTACTCCTTCGGCACCGAGGTCACCTCCGTCCAGCCGCGCCCCGACGGCGGGTTCACGGTGCGCACCGACTCCCCCGACGGCCCCCGCGAGGCCCACCACGCCGGCGTCCTGGTCGCCAACGGCACGCTCAGCGAGCCGGCCGTGCCCGACCTGGCGGGCCGCTTCGACGGCGAGCTGCTGCACACCAGCGCCTACAAGAGCCCGACGATCTTCGCCGGCAAGCGGGTGCTGATCGTGGGCGCCGGCAACTCCGGCTGCGACATCGCCGTCGACGCAGTCCACCACGCCGCGTCGGTGGACATCTCGGTGCGCCGCGGCTACTACTTCGTGCCGAAGTACATCCTCGGCCGGCCCGCCGACACCCTCAACCAGGGCCGGCCGCTGCCGCCGCGGATCAAGCAGGCCATCGACTCCCGTCTGCTCAAGCTGTTCACCGGCGACCCGGTCCGGTTCGGCTTCCCGAAGCCGGACTACCGGATCTACGAGTCCCACCCGGTGGTGAACTCGCTGGTCCTGCACCACGTCGGGCACGGCGACCTCACGGTCCGGCCCGACGTCGAGCGGCTCGACGGGGACGGGGTGGTCTTCCGCGACGGCGGGCGCGCGGCGTACGACGTCGTGGTGCTGGCGACCGGCTACCACCTGCACTACCCGTTCCTCGACCCCCGGCTGCTGCGCTGGGCCGGACGCGGCTCGGCGCCGGACCTCTACCTCAACATCTTCACCCAGGAGCACCGGGACCTGTTCGTGCTCGGGATGATCGAGGCCTCGGGGATCGGCTGGCAGGGCCGCTACGAGCAGGCCGAGCTGGTCGCGGCGTACCTGCGCGCGCGGTCCGCGAACCCCGCCGCCGCGACGGCGCTGGAGGACCGGGCCCGGGGACCGCGGCCCGACCTCTCCGGCGGCTACCGCTACCTCGGGCTGGAGCGGATGTCCTACTACGTCAACAAGGACGCCTACCGGTCAGCGGTGCGCTCCGAGACCGAGTCCCTGGGAGTGCGCCCGTGA
- the ligD gene encoding non-homologous end-joining DNA ligase produces the protein MRPMLATKGTSVPIGAEWAHEVKWDGVRILADCGGDRIRLTSRNDNDVTIAWPDVAGPDVAGPGIPGRDLLVDGEIIALNDDGLPDFRVLQDRMHVRKGPAAARLARTVPATFMVFDLLRLDGRDLTDEPLERRRELLTGLAADGALGAWQVPASYDDGPMLFDATLQQGLEGIVSKRRTSRYAFDTRTPHWLKFAHRHRLSYVVGGWRPQEGTGDRLAALLVGEPTADGLLYRGRVGSGIGPKVGAQLAQLLAPHERTDSPFADEVPRVDALGTRWVDPVVVVDVDTHHTSRAQRLRQPSYQGVRTDLAPEDL, from the coding sequence ATGCGTCCCATGCTGGCCACCAAGGGCACCTCCGTGCCGATCGGCGCGGAGTGGGCCCACGAGGTGAAGTGGGACGGCGTCCGCATCCTTGCGGACTGCGGCGGCGACCGCATCCGGTTGACCAGCCGCAACGACAACGACGTCACGATCGCCTGGCCCGACGTCGCGGGCCCGGACGTCGCGGGGCCGGGCATCCCCGGCCGTGACCTGCTCGTCGACGGCGAGATCATCGCGCTCAACGACGACGGCCTGCCGGACTTCCGGGTGCTCCAGGACCGGATGCACGTGCGCAAGGGCCCGGCCGCCGCCCGGCTGGCGCGCACCGTCCCCGCGACGTTCATGGTCTTCGACCTGCTGCGCCTCGACGGCCGCGACCTCACCGACGAGCCGCTGGAGCGGCGCCGCGAGCTGCTCACCGGCCTCGCCGCCGACGGGGCGCTCGGCGCCTGGCAGGTGCCCGCGTCGTACGACGACGGCCCGATGCTCTTCGACGCGACCCTCCAGCAGGGCCTGGAGGGCATCGTCAGCAAGCGCCGCACCTCGCGCTACGCCTTCGACACGCGCACCCCGCACTGGCTGAAGTTCGCCCACCGGCACCGGCTCTCCTACGTCGTCGGCGGCTGGCGCCCCCAGGAGGGCACCGGCGACCGGCTGGCGGCGCTGCTGGTCGGCGAGCCGACCGCGGACGGGCTGCTCTACCGCGGCCGGGTCGGCAGCGGGATCGGGCCGAAGGTGGGCGCCCAGCTGGCGCAGCTGCTGGCGCCGCACGAGCGCACGGACAGCCCGTTCGCCGACGAGGTGCCCCGGGTCGACGCGCTGGGTACCCGCTGGGTCGACCCGGTCGTCGTCGTGGACGTCGACACCCACCACACCTCGCGGGCCCAGCGGCTGCGCCAGCCGTCGTACCAGGGAGTCCGCACCGATCTCGCCCCGGAGGACCTGTGA
- a CDS encoding spermidine synthase — protein sequence MPAEIVPADHPNAYVLRLDGHDQSHVDLADPTRLAFDYVRRMGDVLDAWGRPGEPVRVVHVGGAAMTLPRYVAATRPRSAQVVLEPAADVTELVREELPLPRRSGIKVRPVDGRTGLAAFRAESLDVVLVDAYAGGRVPGDLVTAEHAALAARVLAPGGLLLLNLVDRAPFAWTRRVVAAVRTAFPETMISAEPATLRGRRAGNLLLVAGRDGVPLADLRARAASSPAPYRVLDDRQVSDSMGAGSRSPTPTPRRPRPHDTAPSPAP from the coding sequence ATGCCCGCCGAGATCGTGCCCGCCGACCACCCGAACGCCTATGTGCTTCGCCTCGACGGCCACGACCAGTCCCACGTCGATCTCGCCGACCCCACCCGCCTGGCCTTCGACTACGTGCGCCGGATGGGCGACGTCCTGGACGCCTGGGGCCGACCCGGTGAGCCGGTCCGGGTGGTGCACGTCGGCGGCGCCGCGATGACCCTGCCCCGCTACGTCGCCGCGACCCGCCCGCGCTCGGCGCAGGTGGTGCTGGAGCCGGCCGCCGACGTCACCGAGCTGGTCCGCGAGGAGCTCCCGCTCCCCCGGCGCAGCGGGATCAAGGTCCGGCCCGTCGACGGGCGCACCGGGCTGGCGGCCTTCCGCGCGGAGTCCCTCGACGTCGTGCTCGTCGACGCGTACGCCGGGGGCCGGGTGCCCGGCGACCTGGTCACGGCCGAGCACGCCGCCCTCGCCGCCCGGGTGCTCGCCCCGGGCGGCCTGCTGCTGCTCAACCTCGTCGACCGGGCGCCGTTCGCCTGGACCCGGCGGGTGGTCGCCGCGGTCCGCACCGCGTTCCCCGAGACCATGATCAGCGCGGAGCCCGCAACCCTGCGCGGACGCCGGGCCGGCAACCTGCTGCTGGTCGCCGGCCGCGACGGCGTCCCGCTCGCCGACCTGCGGGCCCGCGCGGCGAGCTCCCCCGCGCCGTACCGGGTCCTGGACGACCGCCAGGTCAGCGACTCGATGGGGGCGGGGAGCCGTTCACCGACTCCGACACCGCGCCGTCCCCGGCCCCATGACACCGCGCCGTCCCCGGCGCCATGA
- a CDS encoding M20/M25/M40 family metallo-hydrolase — translation MSRSLRAVVASGATLALLGTATAVPAEADRGHHGPPKNSVHQITRAVTAQGVARHLSAFQRITDRYGDRAAGRPGYRASVGYVAHQLRRAGYRPRVQEFTFDYFEENSALERTTGEPTTWVDEQDFLRGNFDTGVPEGTASGPITPVDLVLNPAGPPNSSSSGCETTDFAGFPAGGIALVQRGTCDFTIKILNAQAAGAAGVIVMNEGQPGRTGLVGMIGDATGLTIPAVFATYDTGVDLASLPGATVSVTVDYTTEERSTWNVTAETRRGRSDNVVMAGAHLDSVQEGAGINDNGSGSAALLEVARKMAKLKIRPANKVRFAWWGAEENGLLGSEYYVSQLSEDQAEDIALYLNFDMVASPNYIFGVYDGDNSGGTAPDGFIPEGSAEIEDVFERFYTRRGEPFQDSEFSGRSDYGPFIAVGIPAGGLFTGAEGVKTEEEAARYGGVAGAAYDPCYHQPCDNFTGEGQDEELYDQLDEDYWLRGNINMGALSVNSDAIATAVVTFARSTEAVNGVRSHQHGKKHGHKHGHKHGKKHGAKHDKSAGVQQFAAGSGHGRHHVAGTELGAR, via the coding sequence ATGTCCAGATCCCTCCGCGCGGTCGTCGCCTCGGGTGCCACGCTGGCGCTCCTCGGGACCGCCACCGCGGTCCCGGCCGAGGCGGACCGGGGCCACCACGGCCCGCCGAAGAACTCCGTGCACCAGATCACCAGGGCCGTCACCGCGCAGGGCGTGGCCCGGCACCTGAGCGCGTTCCAGCGCATCACCGACCGGTACGGCGACCGGGCGGCGGGCCGGCCCGGCTACCGGGCCTCGGTCGGGTACGTCGCCCACCAGCTACGCCGCGCCGGCTACCGCCCGCGGGTGCAGGAGTTCACCTTCGACTACTTCGAGGAGAACTCCGCGCTCGAGCGGACCACCGGGGAGCCGACCACCTGGGTCGACGAGCAGGACTTCCTGCGCGGGAACTTCGACACCGGCGTGCCGGAGGGCACCGCGAGCGGGCCGATCACCCCGGTCGACCTGGTGCTGAACCCGGCGGGTCCGCCGAACTCCAGCAGCAGCGGCTGCGAGACCACCGACTTCGCCGGCTTCCCGGCCGGCGGCATCGCCCTGGTGCAGCGCGGGACCTGCGACTTCACGATCAAGATCCTCAACGCGCAGGCGGCGGGGGCGGCCGGAGTGATCGTGATGAACGAGGGACAGCCGGGCCGCACCGGGCTGGTCGGCATGATCGGCGACGCCACCGGCCTGACCATCCCGGCGGTCTTCGCGACCTACGACACCGGCGTGGACCTGGCCTCGCTGCCGGGGGCGACGGTGTCGGTGACCGTCGACTACACCACCGAGGAGCGGAGCACCTGGAACGTCACGGCCGAGACCCGGCGGGGCCGCTCCGACAACGTGGTCATGGCCGGCGCGCACCTCGACAGCGTCCAGGAGGGCGCCGGCATCAACGACAACGGCTCGGGCAGCGCCGCGCTGCTCGAGGTGGCCCGCAAGATGGCCAAGCTCAAGATCCGCCCCGCCAACAAGGTCCGGTTCGCCTGGTGGGGTGCGGAGGAGAACGGGCTGCTCGGCTCGGAGTACTACGTCAGCCAGCTGTCCGAGGACCAGGCCGAGGACATCGCGCTCTACCTGAACTTCGACATGGTGGCCTCGCCCAACTACATCTTCGGCGTCTACGACGGTGACAACTCCGGGGGCACGGCGCCCGACGGGTTCATCCCGGAGGGGTCCGCGGAGATCGAGGACGTCTTCGAGCGGTTCTACACCCGCCGCGGGGAGCCGTTCCAGGACAGCGAGTTCTCCGGCCGCTCCGACTACGGGCCGTTCATCGCGGTCGGCATCCCGGCCGGTGGGCTGTTCACCGGTGCCGAGGGCGTGAAGACCGAGGAGGAGGCCGCGCGGTACGGCGGCGTGGCGGGCGCGGCGTACGACCCGTGCTACCACCAGCCCTGCGACAACTTCACCGGTGAGGGCCAGGACGAGGAGCTCTACGACCAGCTGGACGAGGACTACTGGCTGCGCGGCAACATCAACATGGGCGCGCTGTCGGTGAACTCCGACGCGATCGCCACCGCGGTGGTCACCTTCGCCCGCAGCACCGAGGCGGTCAACGGGGTGCGCAGCCACCAGCACGGCAAGAAGCACGGGCACAAGCACGGGCACAAGCACGGCAAGAAGCACGGGGCCAAGCACGACAAGTCGGCCGGCGTGCAGCAGTTCGCCGCGGGGTCCGGCCACGGCCGGCACCACGTGGCGGGCACCGAGCTCGGGGCCCGCTGA
- a CDS encoding bile acid:sodium symporter family protein — MNPLLTVLATDVDGIRIAFEEGSLTTLKIVIGAILFGVALDTRLEDFAAAVRRPVVITIGVVAQFLLLPALTFALTLLLDVRGSVALGMILVACCPPGNVSNILTHRAGGDVALSVSMTAISNVLAIFLMPLNMAFWGSLHPTGDALLREIDLSAVDMLAEIAFVIGVPFVLGITIARLWPRVAAVGHRVVGPLSFLALGAVIAIGVANNWSIFVDHIGVVLLAVLLHDALALLLGYVIARGTRLPEASTKAMTFEVGIRNAGLGLLLVFTYFDGLGGMALVAAWWGIWDIVAGLAVAQWWRQRAGRGVRAEPEPVA; from the coding sequence GTGAACCCGCTGCTGACCGTGCTGGCTACCGACGTCGACGGGATCCGGATCGCGTTCGAGGAGGGGTCGCTGACGACCCTGAAGATCGTGATCGGGGCGATCCTGTTCGGGGTCGCGCTGGACACCCGGCTGGAGGACTTCGCCGCGGCGGTGCGGCGGCCGGTGGTGATCACGATCGGCGTGGTCGCGCAGTTCCTGCTGCTGCCGGCCCTGACCTTCGCGCTCACGCTGCTGCTCGACGTGCGCGGGTCGGTGGCGCTCGGGATGATCCTGGTCGCCTGCTGCCCGCCCGGGAACGTCTCCAACATCCTCACCCACCGGGCCGGGGGCGACGTCGCGCTGTCGGTGTCGATGACCGCGATCAGCAACGTGCTGGCGATCTTCCTGATGCCGCTGAACATGGCGTTCTGGGGATCCCTGCACCCCACCGGGGACGCCCTGCTGCGCGAGATCGATCTCTCGGCGGTCGACATGCTCGCCGAGATCGCCTTCGTGATCGGGGTGCCGTTCGTCCTCGGCATCACGATCGCGCGGCTCTGGCCGCGGGTCGCCGCGGTCGGCCACCGGGTGGTCGGCCCGCTGTCGTTCCTCGCGCTCGGCGCCGTGATCGCGATCGGCGTCGCGAACAACTGGAGCATCTTCGTCGACCACATCGGCGTCGTCCTGCTCGCGGTGCTGCTGCACGATGCGCTGGCGCTGCTGCTCGGCTACGTGATCGCCCGCGGGACCCGGCTGCCGGAGGCGAGCACCAAGGCGATGACCTTCGAGGTCGGGATCCGCAACGCCGGGCTCGGGCTGCTGCTCGTGTTCACCTACTTCGACGGCCTCGGCGGGATGGCCCTGGTCGCCGCGTGGTGGGGCATCTGGGACATCGTCGCCGGGCTCGCCGTCGCGCAGTGGTGGCGCCAGCGCGCCGGCCGCGGCGTCCGCGCCGAGCCGGAGCCGGTCGCGTGA